A window of the Comamonas sp. Y33R10-2 genome harbors these coding sequences:
- a CDS encoding SPFH domain-containing protein produces the protein MDYAVPLAIAIIAVIFIVRSIKVVPQQHAWVKERLGKYAGTLTPGLNFLIPFVDRVAYKHSLKEIPLDVPSQVCITRDNTQLTVDGILYFQVTDPMRASYGSSNYIMAVTQLAQTSLRSVIGKLELDKTFEERDMINAQVVNAIDEAALNWGVKVLRYEIKDLTPPAEILRSMQAQITAEREKRALIAASEGRRQEQINIATGEREAFIARSEGEKQAAINKAQGEANAITTVAEATGQALERVATAIRQPGGEQAVQLKVAESAVEAYSKVAADSNTTLVVPANMSEVSGLIASAMKMMQVGKSS, from the coding sequence ATGGATTACGCAGTTCCTCTCGCCATTGCCATCATTGCTGTTATTTTTATCGTGCGTTCGATCAAGGTCGTGCCCCAGCAACACGCATGGGTCAAAGAGCGTTTGGGCAAGTACGCAGGCACCCTCACCCCGGGCCTGAATTTTCTAATTCCTTTTGTCGATCGCGTTGCCTACAAACACAGCCTCAAAGAAATCCCTCTGGATGTGCCTAGCCAAGTCTGTATTACACGCGACAACACGCAGCTGACGGTGGACGGTATTCTGTACTTTCAGGTTACCGACCCGATGCGCGCCAGCTACGGTTCATCTAACTACATCATGGCCGTGACCCAGCTGGCACAGACCTCACTGCGCAGCGTGATCGGTAAGTTGGAGCTGGACAAAACCTTTGAAGAGCGCGACATGATCAACGCACAAGTGGTCAACGCTATTGATGAAGCGGCGTTGAACTGGGGCGTGAAGGTTCTGCGCTATGAAATCAAGGACTTGACACCCCCTGCTGAGATTTTGCGCTCCATGCAGGCCCAAATCACCGCCGAGCGTGAAAAACGCGCCTTGATCGCCGCCTCTGAAGGCCGCCGCCAAGAACAAATCAACATTGCCACCGGCGAGCGCGAAGCGTTTATTGCCCGCTCTGAAGGTGAAAAACAAGCGGCCATCAACAAAGCACAAGGTGAAGCCAACGCCATCACTACTGTGGCTGAAGCGACAGGCCAAGCGCTAGAACGTGTAGCTACCGCCATTCGCCAGCCCGGTGGCGAGCAAGCCGTCCAGCTTAAAGTGGCCGAAAGTGCTGTGGAGGCCTATAGCAAAGTGGCCGCTGACTCCAACACCACGCTGGTTGTCCCCGCCAACATGTCCGAAGTCTCGGGTTTGATTGCATCCGCTATGAAGATGATGCAAGTGGGAAAGAGCAGCTAA
- a CDS encoding NfeD family protein, which translates to MDHSTAWWLLAGLLVIAELLTGTFYLLMLALAAVVGALCAHFGQGSSTQIVAAAILGSAAVFICYLLRKRSPRKQPASSNRDVNMDVGETVLVEQWNPDGTAQVRYRGAAWTVMCRPGTLAMPGPHRVTEVIGNRLLVDKV; encoded by the coding sequence ATGGATCATTCCACCGCATGGTGGTTGCTTGCAGGTTTACTGGTCATTGCTGAATTATTGACCGGTACTTTTTACCTCCTCATGCTGGCACTAGCCGCCGTCGTTGGCGCACTGTGCGCCCACTTTGGTCAAGGCAGCAGCACGCAGATTGTGGCAGCTGCCATTTTGGGCTCTGCAGCAGTATTTATCTGCTACCTGCTGCGCAAACGCAGCCCACGCAAGCAGCCAGCATCCAGCAATCGCGATGTCAACATGGATGTGGGCGAAACCGTTCTTGTAGAGCAATGGAACCCCGACGGCACAGCCCAAGTACGCTACCGAGGCGCCGCCTGGACCGTGATGTGCCGCCCCGGAACCTTGGCTATGCCCGGCCCCCACCGCGTGACCGAAGTGATTGGCAACCGCCTTCTAGTTGACAAAGTTTGA
- a CDS encoding arginine/lysine/ornithine decarboxylase, whose amino-acid sequence MKFRFPIVIIDEDYRSENTSGLGIRALAQAIEEEGFEVLGVTSYGDLSQFAQQQSRASAFILSIDDEEFQLGSDKDPIIHSLRSFIGEVRRKNEDVPIYIYGETKTSRHLPNDILRELHGFIHMFEDTPEFVAKHIIREAKGYLEGVQPPFFKALLDYAEDGSYSWHCPGHSGGVAFLKSPVGQMYHQFYGENMLRADVCNAVEELGQLLDHNGAIGESERNAARIFNADHCYFVTNGTSTSNKIVWHHTVAPGDVVVVDRNCHKSILHSIIMTGAIPVFLKPTRNHFGIIGPIPQSEFSIESIQAKIAANPLLKGVDAKSVKPRVLTLTQSTYDGVLYNTETIKGMLDGYVANLHFDEAWLPHAAFHPFYGSYHAMGKKRKRPVHSVVYATQSIHKLLAGISQASHVLVQDSQTEKLDHPLFNEAYLMHTSTSPQYSIIASCDVAAAMMEPPGGTALVEESILEALNFRRAMRKVDDEFGDDDWWFEVWGPEALAEEGVGSAQDWIIRGPDSSRKHKAKAKNGKNGKEFDNWHGFGDLADGFNMLDPINSTIVTPGLDLDGDFDDIGIPASIVTKYLAEHGVVVEKTGLYSFFIMFTIGITKGRWNTMLTALQQFKDDYDRNQPLARILPEFVQKYRRYERMGLKDLCQHVHELYAKYDIARLTTEMYLSDLKPTMKPSDAYAHIAQRKTERVEIDHLVGRTTVGLVTPYPPGIPLLIPGEVFNKKIVDYLLFAREFAKMAPGFETDIHGLVELEGEDGEVRYYADCVAESSFTPEPAKKAVAAKKPAAKKVAAKPAAKAAVKPTVKAPAKKAAAKPAVKAAVKTAAKPVKAVKTAKKAV is encoded by the coding sequence ATGAAATTTCGCTTTCCCATCGTCATCATTGACGAAGATTACCGTTCCGAGAACACCTCGGGGCTGGGTATTCGCGCCCTTGCTCAAGCTATTGAAGAAGAGGGTTTTGAAGTTCTGGGCGTGACCAGCTACGGTGACCTCTCGCAGTTTGCTCAGCAGCAAAGCCGCGCCAGTGCCTTTATTTTGTCGATTGACGACGAGGAATTCCAGCTCGGCAGCGACAAAGATCCCATCATTCACAGTCTGCGCAGCTTTATTGGTGAAGTGCGACGCAAGAATGAAGATGTGCCCATCTACATCTACGGTGAGACTAAGACCAGTCGCCACCTGCCTAATGACATTCTGCGCGAACTGCACGGCTTCATCCACATGTTCGAGGACACCCCCGAATTTGTGGCCAAGCACATCATCCGTGAAGCCAAGGGCTATCTGGAGGGCGTGCAACCTCCGTTCTTCAAGGCGCTGCTGGATTACGCCGAAGATGGCTCCTACAGCTGGCACTGCCCTGGCCACTCCGGTGGCGTGGCGTTTCTGAAGAGCCCCGTGGGCCAGATGTACCACCAGTTCTATGGTGAGAACATGCTGCGCGCCGACGTGTGCAATGCCGTGGAAGAGCTGGGCCAGCTGCTAGATCACAACGGGGCAATTGGCGAGAGCGAGCGCAACGCTGCGCGGATTTTCAATGCCGACCACTGCTACTTTGTGACCAATGGCACATCGACGTCCAACAAGATCGTTTGGCACCACACTGTGGCGCCGGGCGACGTGGTGGTAGTGGATCGCAACTGCCACAAGTCCATCCTGCACTCCATCATCATGACGGGTGCGATTCCGGTGTTCTTGAAGCCCACACGCAACCACTTCGGCATCATTGGCCCTATTCCGCAAAGCGAGTTCTCGATCGAGTCCATTCAGGCCAAGATCGCTGCCAACCCGCTGCTCAAGGGCGTGGATGCCAAGTCCGTCAAGCCACGTGTGTTGACGCTGACGCAGTCCACTTACGACGGTGTTCTGTACAACACAGAAACCATCAAGGGCATGCTGGATGGCTATGTGGCCAACCTGCACTTTGATGAGGCATGGCTGCCGCACGCGGCCTTCCACCCCTTCTATGGCAGCTACCACGCCATGGGCAAGAAGCGTAAGCGCCCCGTGCATTCGGTGGTGTACGCGACCCAGTCCATTCACAAGTTGCTGGCCGGTATCAGCCAGGCCTCGCATGTGCTGGTGCAGGATTCGCAGACCGAAAAGCTGGACCACCCGCTGTTCAACGAGGCGTACCTGATGCACACCTCGACCAGCCCGCAGTACAGCATCATTGCCAGCTGCGACGTGGCCGCTGCCATGATGGAGCCGCCCGGCGGCACCGCGCTGGTAGAAGAATCCATTCTGGAAGCGCTGAACTTCCGCCGCGCCATGCGCAAGGTGGACGATGAGTTTGGTGACGACGACTGGTGGTTCGAAGTCTGGGGCCCTGAAGCCTTGGCCGAAGAAGGCGTGGGCTCGGCTCAAGACTGGATCATTCGCGGCCCCGACTCCTCGCGCAAGCACAAGGCTAAAGCCAAGAACGGCAAGAACGGCAAGGAGTTCGACAACTGGCACGGCTTTGGCGATCTGGCCGATGGCTTTAACATGCTGGACCCGATCAACTCCACCATCGTCACGCCGGGTCTGGATCTGGATGGCGACTTTGACGACATCGGTATTCCCGCGTCCATCGTCACCAAGTATCTGGCCGAGCATGGCGTGGTGGTGGAGAAGACGGGTCTGTACTCGTTTTTCATCATGTTCACCATCGGCATCACCAAGGGTCGCTGGAACACCATGCTGACTGCGCTGCAGCAGTTCAAGGACGATTACGACCGCAACCAGCCGCTGGCGCGCATCCTGCCAGAGTTTGTGCAGAAGTACCGCCGCTACGAGCGCATGGGTCTGAAGGACCTGTGCCAGCACGTGCACGAGCTGTATGCCAAGTACGACATTGCGCGCTTGACGACTGAGATGTACCTCTCGGACCTCAAGCCCACGATGAAACCCTCGGACGCCTACGCCCACATTGCCCAGCGCAAGACCGAGCGTGTGGAAATCGACCATTTGGTCGGTCGCACCACGGTGGGTCTGGTCACGCCTTACCCGCCGGGCATTCCTTTGCTGATTCCTGGTGAAGTCTTCAACAAGAAGATCGTGGACTATCTGCTGTTCGCCCGCGAATTTGCCAAGATGGCTCCGGGCTTTGAGACCGATATTCACGGTCTGGTTGAGCTGGAAGGTGAAGACGGTGAAGTGCGCTACTACGCCGACTGCGTGGCAGAGTCGAGCTTTACGCCAGAGCCTGCGAAAAAAGCGGTGGCGGCGAAAAAGCCTGCAGCCAAGAAAGTTGCTGCTAAGCCCGCTGCAAAGGCTGCTGTAAAACCTACTGTTAAGGCACCTGCTAAAAAAGCGGCTGCCAAGCCAGCGGTCAAAGCCGCAGTTAAAACGGCTGCAAAGCCTGTCAAAGCAGTGAAGACTGCCAAGAAAGCGGTTTAA
- a CDS encoding VanZ family protein, translating into MHSLSQSARAARLWKVLAWLSLCWALFVLWGCLNETGTSGGLILRLLPFLRGFEYTDKLVHAGLHGVLASLLWSTAWARAHAEQSRWSGRAALAVVLICASYGGVIELLQAGFTTTRGAEWLDALANTTGAALAVLFWQSLRGLLFKKDSA; encoded by the coding sequence ATGCATTCACTCTCTCAATCAGCACGTGCAGCGCGCCTTTGGAAAGTTTTGGCTTGGCTCAGCCTGTGCTGGGCCTTGTTTGTTTTGTGGGGTTGTCTGAATGAAACCGGAACTAGCGGTGGGCTGATTCTTCGACTGTTGCCGTTTTTGCGTGGCTTTGAGTACACGGACAAACTGGTGCACGCGGGGCTGCATGGCGTACTGGCCAGTCTGCTGTGGAGTACGGCCTGGGCGCGTGCCCATGCTGAGCAATCGCGCTGGTCAGGGCGTGCGGCGCTAGCTGTGGTGCTAATTTGCGCCAGCTATGGCGGCGTCATTGAGCTGCTGCAGGCGGGCTTTACCACCACGCGCGGCGCTGAGTGGCTGGATGCGCTGGCTAACACCACAGGGGCGGCATTGGCAGTGTTGTTCTGGCAATCATTGCGGGGGCTACTCTTTAAAAAAGATAGCGCTTAG
- a CDS encoding DNA ligase, with product MPLSLLKFPSWFLHALICAGFWLSAPLQAQTAVQTTAQKTAPIATQAPSLMLAHIWRNGLPLQDYWISEKLDGVRGYWNGLQLISRSGQVIAAPSWFTQGWPATPMGGELWAGRGQFSHAQSTTAQTQPSDAAWQRMQFMVFDLPAAPGSFDERLPLLKQTVAHINQTWVQMVAQQKLSSDAQLQTLLNQVVKAGGEGLMLHKGSAPYRSGRSDDLLKLKPFDDAEAKVIGYKSGRGQWQGMTGALIVQNPQGLQFALGSGLNAEQRKNPPPLGSWVTYRYQGLHEKSGLPRFARFMRMRDEPGFQPEAITR from the coding sequence ATGCCGCTGTCGCTACTCAAATTTCCATCCTGGTTTTTGCACGCTCTGATATGTGCCGGTTTTTGGCTGAGCGCCCCGCTCCAAGCTCAAACAGCAGTGCAAACCACTGCGCAAAAAACTGCACCAATAGCAACGCAAGCACCCTCACTCATGCTGGCCCACATCTGGCGCAACGGCCTGCCACTGCAGGACTACTGGATCAGCGAAAAGCTCGATGGCGTGCGCGGCTACTGGAATGGCCTGCAACTCATCAGCCGCAGCGGACAGGTGATTGCAGCGCCCAGCTGGTTTACCCAAGGCTGGCCTGCCACGCCCATGGGTGGCGAGCTCTGGGCCGGACGCGGCCAGTTCTCGCACGCCCAGTCCACCACTGCACAGACCCAGCCCAGCGATGCGGCTTGGCAACGCATGCAGTTCATGGTGTTTGACCTGCCAGCTGCCCCCGGCAGTTTTGACGAACGCCTGCCACTGCTCAAACAAACCGTGGCCCACATCAACCAGACTTGGGTGCAGATGGTGGCCCAGCAAAAACTAAGCAGCGATGCGCAACTGCAAACCTTGCTGAATCAAGTCGTAAAAGCTGGCGGTGAAGGTCTGATGCTGCACAAAGGCAGCGCGCCCTATCGCAGTGGCCGCAGCGACGATCTGCTCAAGCTCAAACCGTTTGACGACGCCGAAGCCAAAGTCATTGGCTACAAGAGCGGACGCGGCCAGTGGCAGGGCATGACGGGGGCGCTCATCGTGCAGAACCCACAAGGGCTGCAATTTGCGCTGGGCTCGGGCCTGAATGCTGAGCAGCGCAAAAACCCGCCGCCGCTGGGCAGCTGGGTTACTTATCGCTATCAAGGTCTGCATGAAAAAAGCGGCCTGCCGCGATTTGCTCGCTTTATGCGGATGCGCGATGAACCCGGCTTTCAGCCTGAGGCAATCACGCGCTAA
- a CDS encoding superoxide dismutase family protein, producing the protein MSLRFVLLALSTAALAACSTTEPQQAQAIAKLQATSGSNVSGDVKFTQKTGQQVVISAVVRGLKPNSEHGFHIHDKGDCADNGNAAAGHFNPMGNPHGKYDSTQHHMGDLPSLKADSNGVATVNVQSRDITLLAGPGNVIDRGLIVHAQADDYTTQPTGNAGARIACAVITRD; encoded by the coding sequence ATGTCATTGCGTTTTGTACTTCTCGCCCTCTCCACCGCAGCACTGGCAGCGTGCAGCACTACTGAGCCACAGCAAGCGCAGGCCATCGCCAAGCTGCAAGCCACCTCGGGCAGCAATGTCAGCGGTGATGTGAAATTTACCCAAAAGACCGGCCAACAGGTCGTTATCAGCGCCGTGGTTCGCGGCCTCAAGCCCAATTCTGAGCATGGCTTTCACATTCACGACAAAGGCGACTGCGCAGACAACGGCAACGCTGCTGCGGGTCACTTCAACCCCATGGGCAACCCCCACGGCAAATACGACTCCACCCAGCACCATATGGGCGACCTGCCCAGCCTGAAGGCGGATTCCAACGGCGTGGCCACCGTCAATGTGCAGTCCCGCGACATCACCTTGTTGGCGGGCCCCGGCAACGTGATTGACCGCGGCCTCATCGTCCACGCCCAAGCGGATGACTACACCACCCAGCCCACAGGCAACGCCGGCGCCCGCATTGCCTGCGCCGTGATTACGCGCGATTGA
- the fabI gene encoding enoyl-ACP reductase FabI: MGFLTGKKLLITGVLSNRSIAYGIAKACHAQGAELAFSYVGERFKDRITEFAADFDSKLIFDCDVGSDEQIDKMFADLGAAWGKFDGFVHSIGFAPREAIAGNFLDGLSRENFRIAHDISAYSFPAMAKAAMPLLNDKSSLLTLSYLGALRSIPNYNTMGLAKASLEASVRYLAEAVGRTEDGRAIRANGISAGPIKTLAASGIKDFGKLLGRVADASPLRRNVTIEDVGNVAAFLLSDLASGVTAEITYVDGGFSQTAGLSADQV, translated from the coding sequence ATGGGTTTTCTCACCGGTAAAAAGCTGCTGATCACGGGCGTTCTGTCCAACCGTTCCATCGCCTACGGCATCGCCAAGGCCTGCCACGCACAAGGCGCAGAGCTGGCTTTCAGCTATGTGGGTGAACGCTTCAAAGACCGCATCACCGAGTTCGCTGCCGACTTTGACTCCAAGCTGATTTTTGATTGCGACGTGGGCAGCGACGAGCAAATCGACAAGATGTTTGCCGATCTGGGCGCCGCTTGGGGCAAGTTTGACGGTTTTGTGCACTCCATCGGTTTTGCCCCCCGCGAAGCGATTGCCGGCAACTTCCTCGACGGTCTGTCGCGCGAAAACTTCCGCATTGCCCACGACATCAGCGCCTACAGCTTCCCTGCCATGGCCAAGGCTGCTATGCCGCTGCTCAACGACAAGTCCTCGCTGCTGACCCTGTCGTACTTGGGCGCCCTGCGCTCCATCCCGAACTACAACACCATGGGTCTGGCCAAGGCATCGCTGGAAGCTTCTGTGCGCTACCTGGCTGAAGCCGTGGGCCGCACCGAAGACGGCCGCGCCATCCGTGCCAACGGCATCTCCGCCGGCCCCATCAAGACTTTGGCCGCCTCGGGCATCAAGGACTTCGGCAAGCTGCTGGGCCGCGTGGCCGATGCATCGCCCCTGCGCCGCAACGTGACCATTGAAGACGTGGGCAATGTCGCCGCTTTCTTGCTGAGCGACTTGGCATCGGGCGTGACCGCCGAGATCACCTATGTGGACGGCGGCTTTAGCCAAACCGCAGGCCTGTCTGCCGATCAGGTCTAA
- a CDS encoding extracellular solute-binding protein yields MRHWMICSALITCSQVATPAWAAHAYALWGEPRYAADFKHFDYVNPAAPKGGELRMVSNLRYSTFDKYNPFTIKGSPPAYVGDMLLETLLAPSLDETATGYGLLAEDVDVAADGLSATFRLRKQARFHNGKPVLAQDVKHSYETLLSKYASPGYKTLFTEVDGCDVLDERTVRFRFKKPNRDLPLTVGAALPVFSRDWGLDANGKPKPFDQVVTDIPIGSGPYKIGPVKFGKDITYVRDASYWGASLPVRVGQANFDRITIKIYKDATARLEALKAGEFDLMRINSAGDWARRLTGKRFNSGELVKGEFENKLPSGFQSFFLNTRREQLKDVRVREALGLAYDYEWMNRQMFYGAYQRVHGLFGNTACETQGEPTEAELALLQPYKGSLPPATLGPMAQPPRTDTGEGLRGNLRRAQKLLADAGWSVKDGALRNAAGEAMQIEYLDSGEGGIKAVSSWMRNLEKLGITLKVRNVDYALYQQRMDKYDFDIVTLNVPGTHNPGQEYAELFGSAAADIEGASNYVGLKSKAVDDIIAQMASAKSEQQMLPACHALERIIAHGHYLIPQYFSGKHRMVYDDWRLALPGKIPPYSPGEMWVVYTGWAK; encoded by the coding sequence ATGCGCCATTGGATGATTTGTTCAGCCCTGATTACCTGCAGCCAAGTTGCCACGCCAGCTTGGGCGGCACATGCCTATGCACTGTGGGGCGAGCCGCGGTATGCGGCGGATTTCAAGCACTTTGATTATGTGAACCCCGCGGCCCCCAAGGGCGGCGAGTTGCGCATGGTGAGTAATCTGCGTTACTCCACCTTTGATAAGTACAACCCCTTCACCATCAAAGGCTCGCCGCCCGCCTACGTGGGGGACATGCTGCTGGAGACGCTGCTCGCGCCCAGCCTTGATGAAACGGCCACGGGCTACGGCCTGCTGGCTGAAGATGTGGATGTGGCGGCCGACGGCCTGTCTGCCACCTTCAGGCTGCGCAAGCAGGCGCGCTTTCACAACGGAAAGCCGGTGCTGGCGCAGGATGTAAAGCACAGCTATGAGACGCTGCTGAGCAAATACGCATCGCCCGGCTACAAGACTTTATTTACCGAGGTGGATGGCTGCGATGTGCTCGATGAGCGCACGGTGCGCTTTCGCTTCAAAAAGCCCAATCGGGATTTGCCGCTGACCGTGGGTGCCGCCCTGCCGGTGTTTAGCCGCGACTGGGGGCTGGATGCGAATGGCAAGCCCAAGCCTTTTGATCAGGTGGTGACGGATATACCGATTGGCAGCGGCCCTTACAAAATTGGCCCAGTCAAGTTTGGCAAAGACATTACCTATGTGCGCGACGCTTCATACTGGGGCGCTTCACTGCCAGTGCGCGTGGGGCAGGCCAACTTTGATCGCATCACCATCAAGATCTACAAAGACGCAACGGCGCGGCTTGAGGCACTGAAGGCGGGCGAGTTTGACCTGATGCGCATCAACAGCGCAGGCGACTGGGCGCGGCGCTTGACGGGCAAGCGCTTTAACTCGGGCGAGCTGGTCAAGGGTGAGTTTGAGAACAAGCTGCCCTCGGGCTTTCAGAGCTTTTTCTTGAACACAAGGCGCGAGCAACTCAAAGATGTGCGCGTGCGCGAGGCGCTGGGCCTTGCCTACGACTATGAGTGGATGAATCGCCAGATGTTCTACGGCGCCTACCAGCGCGTGCATGGCCTGTTTGGCAACACTGCCTGCGAGACCCAAGGCGAGCCCACCGAGGCGGAACTGGCGCTGCTGCAGCCCTACAAAGGCAGTTTGCCGCCCGCCACGCTGGGGCCTATGGCCCAGCCGCCGCGCACCGATACAGGCGAGGGCTTGCGCGGAAATCTGCGCCGCGCGCAAAAGCTGCTGGCCGATGCAGGCTGGAGCGTCAAAGACGGGGCGCTGCGCAACGCCGCTGGCGAGGCCATGCAGATCGAATATTTGGACAGCGGCGAAGGCGGCATCAAGGCGGTGAGCAGTTGGATGCGCAATCTGGAAAAGTTGGGCATCACGCTCAAGGTGCGTAATGTGGACTACGCCCTCTACCAGCAGCGCATGGACAAATACGATTTCGATATCGTGACGCTGAACGTGCCCGGCACGCACAACCCGGGTCAGGAATATGCGGAGCTGTTCGGCAGTGCCGCCGCTGATATCGAAGGTGCATCTAACTATGTGGGCCTGAAAAGCAAGGCGGTTGACGACATCATCGCGCAGATGGCGTCGGCCAAATCTGAGCAGCAGATGCTGCCCGCCTGCCACGCGCTGGAGCGCATCATCGCGCACGGCCACTACCTGATTCCGCAGTACTTCTCGGGCAAGCACCGAATGGTGTATGACGACTGGAGACTGGCCCTGCCGGGGAAAATTCCACCTTATTCGCCCGGTGAGATGTGGGTGGTTTATACCGGCTGGGCCAAGTAA
- a CDS encoding microcin C ABC transporter permease YejB, with amino-acid sequence MFAYILKRILLMIPTLLGVLLLTFIVIQFVPGGPVEQYLAEAKTGAGRGVEGASMSYRGGQGVDPKRLEEIKALYGFDKPPVERFVQMLGQFARFDLGTSFFQNKSVWALVKEKLPVSISLGLWTFFISYLVAVPLGIAKAVRAGSRFDLATTVLILIGYAIPGFVLGVALLVVFGGQLQWFPLRGLTSSNFDELSAMGKVVDYLWHIALPITAMVAGSFAVTAMLTKNSFLEEIRKQYVLTARAKGLSERQVLYKHVFRNALIPIVTGFPSAFIGAFFAGALLIETLFSLDGLGLLSYESVIRRDFPVVLGTLYLFTLIGLVTKLISDLCYVWVDPRVKFD; translated from the coding sequence ATGTTTGCCTATATTCTCAAACGCATCTTGCTGATGATTCCCACGCTGCTGGGTGTGCTGCTGCTGACCTTTATCGTTATTCAGTTTGTGCCCGGTGGCCCTGTAGAGCAATATTTGGCAGAAGCCAAGACTGGCGCGGGGCGCGGAGTGGAAGGTGCATCCATGAGCTACCGCGGCGGGCAAGGTGTGGACCCCAAGCGGCTGGAAGAGATCAAGGCCCTGTATGGCTTTGACAAACCGCCCGTTGAACGCTTTGTGCAGATGCTGGGCCAGTTTGCGCGCTTTGATCTGGGGACCAGTTTTTTCCAGAACAAAAGCGTGTGGGCCTTGGTCAAAGAAAAACTGCCTGTCTCCATCAGTCTGGGTTTGTGGACGTTTTTTATCAGCTATCTGGTCGCCGTGCCGCTGGGTATTGCCAAGGCTGTGCGTGCCGGCTCGCGCTTTGATCTGGCCACCACGGTGCTCATCCTGATTGGCTATGCCATCCCCGGCTTTGTGCTGGGCGTGGCCCTGCTGGTGGTTTTTGGCGGTCAGCTGCAATGGTTTCCGCTGCGGGGGCTGACCTCATCGAACTTTGATGAACTCAGCGCCATGGGCAAGGTGGTCGATTACCTCTGGCACATCGCGCTACCCATTACAGCCATGGTGGCGGGTAGTTTTGCCGTCACGGCCATGCTGACCAAGAACTCGTTTCTTGAAGAAATCCGCAAGCAATATGTGCTGACGGCGCGTGCCAAAGGTTTGAGCGAGCGGCAAGTGCTCTACAAGCATGTGTTTCGCAATGCGCTGATTCCCATCGTCACCGGCTTTCCGTCTGCCTTTATTGGCGCCTTCTTCGCCGGGGCACTGCTGATCGAGACGCTGTTCTCGCTCGATGGACTGGGCTTGCTCAGCTACGAAAGCGTGATTCGCCGCGACTTTCCCGTGGTGCTGGGCACGCTGTATTTGTTCACGCTGATTGGGCTGGTGACCAAGCTCATCAGCGATCTTTGCTATGTATGGGTTGATCCTCGGGTCAAGTTTGACTGA
- a CDS encoding ABC transporter permease, with product MNSGVKAVPSAPAAPSESPGRRAWRRFKSNRLGFVSLVIFSVLVVLSLFAEVLSNDKPLIVRYEGQTYLPLLNDYPETTFGGDFHTPTDYLDPFIQQKLSEGSNWAIFPINRYGKATINYFAKSPNPSAPSADNWLGTDDRGRDLLAQLIYGFRVSVLFGLALTVVGVLLGVLAGAVQGFFGGKIDLAFQRFSEIWGSMPELYLLIIFSALFAPSVSLLLVLLSLFGWMGLADYVRAEFFRNRQLDYVKSAQALGASNRSIIFRHILPNSMTPVITFLPFRMSGAILALTSLDFLGLGVPPGTPSLGELLSQGKNNIDAWWISLSTFAVLVISLLLLTFMGDALRDALDPRKQAKSAAVKSGGGKP from the coding sequence ATGAATTCAGGAGTAAAAGCCGTGCCCTCAGCGCCTGCAGCCCCGTCAGAATCGCCGGGGCGCAGAGCTTGGCGGCGCTTCAAATCCAACCGGCTGGGTTTTGTCAGTCTGGTGATTTTTTCGGTGCTGGTCGTGCTCAGCTTGTTTGCAGAAGTGCTATCCAACGACAAGCCTCTTATCGTGCGCTATGAGGGGCAGACCTATCTGCCGCTGCTCAATGACTACCCCGAGACCACCTTTGGCGGCGACTTTCATACACCCACGGACTATCTCGATCCCTTTATTCAGCAAAAGCTGAGCGAGGGCAGCAACTGGGCCATCTTCCCCATCAACCGCTACGGCAAGGCCACCATCAACTATTTTGCCAAGTCGCCCAACCCATCGGCTCCATCGGCCGATAACTGGCTGGGCACGGACGACCGGGGGCGTGATCTGCTGGCACAGCTCATCTACGGCTTTCGTGTCAGCGTGCTGTTCGGGCTGGCGCTGACGGTGGTGGGTGTGCTGCTGGGCGTGCTGGCCGGGGCGGTGCAGGGTTTTTTTGGCGGCAAGATCGATCTGGCCTTTCAGCGCTTTTCAGAAATCTGGGGCTCCATGCCCGAGCTATACCTGCTCATCATCTTCAGCGCGCTGTTTGCGCCCAGCGTGTCGCTGCTGCTGGTCTTGCTTAGTCTGTTTGGCTGGATGGGTCTGGCCGACTATGTGCGCGCCGAATTCTTCCGCAATCGCCAGTTGGACTATGTCAAATCTGCGCAGGCGCTGGGTGCCAGCAATCGCTCCATCATCTTTCGCCACATTCTGCCCAACAGCATGACGCCGGTGATCACCTTTCTGCCCTTCCGCATGAGCGGGGCCATTTTGGCGCTGACGTCGCTGGACTTTTTGGGGCTGGGCGTCCCACCCGGCACGCCCAGTCTGGGTGAGTTGCTCAGTCAGGGCAAAAACAATATTGATGCGTGGTGGATTTCGCTGTCCACCTTTGCCGTGCTGGTCATCAGCTTGCTGCTGCTGACCTTTATGGGTGACGCCCTGCGCGATGCGCTGGACCCGCGCAAGCAGGCAAAGAGCGCTGCGGTTAAGAGCGGGGGAGGCAAGCCATGA